One Miscanthus floridulus cultivar M001 chromosome 11, ASM1932011v1, whole genome shotgun sequence DNA window includes the following coding sequences:
- the LOC136491132 gene encoding pentatricopeptide repeat-containing protein At4g38150-like: protein MAAAVRRVLRGVSSISVSNTSRLLSTTSPPPYRSSNTNSPVAFDWSDDDADSSSHPPPSTAKKDELPPPYYDPFRKNPAVAEPSDPTNLQEIFHRMRKEGLTDYAIKMFDGLSKDGLTHEALALFAVIKDKGAMPDAVAHTAVLEAYANAGPAHWRDAVRTYDRMLASGVMPNAYTLAVLVRGLAASDRCAEAGKYLVEMLDRGMRPNVATYLAAFEAYLRMGKVEEGKALLQTMEGKGFVPDEEAVRGGTVKRGQVFDGIMNLLFGK, encoded by the coding sequence ATGGCCGCCGCCGTTCGCCGCGTACTGCGTGGGGTTTCCTCCATCTCCGTTTCCAACACCAGCCGTCTCCTCTCCACCACTTCCCCACCTCCCTACCGGAGCTCCAACACCAACTCACCAGTTGCCTTCGACTGGTCCGACGACGACGCTGACAGCTCCTCACATCCACCCCCGTCCACGGCGAAGAAGGATGAATTACCTCCCCCCTACTACGACCCCTTCCGCAAGAATCCCGCCGTTGCCGAGCCGTCCGACCCCACCAACCTACAGGAGATCTTCCACAGGATGCGGAAAGAGGGCCTCACCGATTACGCCATCAAGATGTTCGACGGATTGTCCAAGGACGGGCTCACCCACGAAGCTCTCGCGCTCTTCGCCGTCATTAAGGACAAGGGCGCCATGCCCGACGCTGTCGCCCACACCGCCGTCCTCGAGGCCTATGCCAACGCCGGCCCTGCGCACTGGCGCGACGCCGTGCGCACCTACGACCGCATGCTCGCGTCTGGCGTCATGCCCAACGCGTACACGCTGGCCGTGCTTGTCAGGGGGCTCGCGGCCAGCGACCGGTGTGCGGAAGCCGGCAAGTACCTAGTGGAGATGCTCGACCGCGGGATGCGGCCGAATGTGGCGACGTATCTGGCCGCGTTTGAGGCGTATCTGAGGATGGGGAAAGTGGAAGAGGGGAAAGCGCTGCTACAGACGATGGAGGGGAAGGGGTTCGTGCCAGACGAGGAGGCCGTGCGTGGCGGCACTGTGAAGCGGGGGCAAGTGTTCGACGGCATAATGAACTTGCTCTTTGGCAAGTAA